The DNA region CGCTGATTAATTGTTTTAAGCATAGTAGTAGGCAAGGTTTTCCTTGTGTAGATGAACTATTTGCCGATTGGAAATATTAACATGTAATCTGTTAAGCAATTTGCATTATGCTTGTAAATTAGCCAGGAAAAAAGCATAAGGCAAATAATTTACATGCATCTTTGGGGGGAAATTGTTTAACTAATTGTTATTTAAGCCCACCAAATCAGGAAGAACTGTCCCGTTAAATACAAAATAACAAAGAAAATATAAAAATGGCATTTCTTTAACTTATGGATTGCTAATATCCGAGATAGCAATCTTATATATTATATATAAATGCCTGGTTCTAAAACTGCCTAGTATCTATAGATGGACTTTGGCTAAGAAAATAACAGTTTAGCTCTAACTCCATATAGGCTTCGCTAGGATTAGCCTCTAATATCTAGCGATTTTAGGCTATTAAATATCTAGTAATCTGTTTGGTATGTTACACTAGCTAGCCTAGATATTATCTAATAAGTAGCAATAAATCCTTTGATAAGCCCCAGCTAATATACTTAAAACTTATACCATTTACAAGAATATTTTGCAATAAATGCATCGCGTGTAAGGACGTACAAGATTATGCCCTTACCAATATAGCGCTTCTCACTTGGGGAGAATACAGTCAACCTTACCCCATATTTGAGGCGTGCAAATACTCCCCTGTCATTACTAAAGAGAGGGGTTAAGGGTGAGATTTAAAAAAGTACTTTATCCAAAGGAGAACCGTTATATATATATCAGATATTTTGTGAAATGGCTTAATTACAAAAAAATGGTATAATAACAGAAATCTTATTTCTTAAAATATCTCAAGCCGTAACGATCTTGATATTTGCTGATATACTCTACATTCTGTTGCTCTAATTTTGACAGCAATTTAGGTGGAAATGCTTTAGGTGAATATATAGGGCGATACCAAGGTTGCTTATTAAAGTAATCTTGTAATTCAGGAGTATCAAAACGGCGTCCGTGACTGGCAAATATCGAATTTCGCATAATATCTAGTGCAAAACCGTCTTTCCCATCCAAATCTGTATCAGTTACAAGTCTTTGGGAAAGCCAGAAATAAGTGCTGACAGCCGTGGTAGCATCTGGCGATATTGTATTTACCGAAGATGTAGATTGAGTTGGAAATGGGGTGGTTGGTATAAATTTAGGAGTTTCTATCACGGGGCTTGTGACAGTTGAAGGCGTTTGTGAAGGTGATACCGTTTTGTCTGCTGTAGATTGAGAAGATTTTGGTAACACTTGGCTAATAATCACAGATGCACCGATTAGCCCACCTGCAATCAAACTGCCGATGAGGATATTATTCTGACTATTACCTTGAGAGGTAGGCTGTAGTTTGACAGGTACTGTTTGAGGTGGCGGTGCAGAGAATACAGTCGGTTGAGTTAAGAGGGGTTGCGTCGGTGGAATTGGATTTGCTATGCTCTGCAAAGTATCCAGCATTGCTCTGGCTGTGGGGTAGCGATCGCGCGGATGATATGCGATCGCCCGATCAATTACTCCTGCCATAATTGGGCTAACATGACTCGCGTACTGTCGCCACACGATTTCACCCGTCTGGGAATCCGTTTCTAGTTGTTGCGCCTGTTTACCAGTCAGCAAATAAAATTCATAAGATAGTTTTCCCCAAAACTACCTTCATTTCAAATCTAGTAAACCTTCTTCTTTCAATTTCGGATTGAAGCGAATTTGCATTTGCAAACCACGCACTTCTAATAAATGGGTTGAAATTTCTGCTTCTACTCTCCGCGCCACATTTTTAAGAATTTTTATTTGTGCTAATTCATCATTAGCTGGATTTTGATAATTTGCCTGTTCTTCAGGTGTCATTACCACTTTGATATCAATGGGATGAGTCCATTTTTCTTTTTGATCCCCATTTCCCCAAGGGACACTGCCATTTTCAGCAATCCAAGCATTTTCAGTATTTTCTAAAATTGTGCGACTAGGGCGTTCAATAGTTTGAACTTTTACCCAATAACATTGCTGTGCCTGACGGACTAAATGCTGTTTGAGGCTGAGGTAAACATCACGGGAATATCCTACAAATTGCAGCACTTTTTCTTGGTCAAAGATAGCATAGACACCGATTTTACCTTGAAATTGTTCGGGTAATTGACCGCGATCGTCAATGTAAGGAATGTATTCTAGGGCTGCCAAAGAAGAAAGATTTGTTTCAAGAGCCATACATCAAATATTAAACTTACTATTTGCCTGCAAAATTGCTAAATAGGAAAAAACTATTTTTAAAATCACCCGTTATCCACTTTTTGGTAAATTGCACAAAGACGACTGGGTTGGAAAATCTTAGCACTAAACATGAAATTTGGTGGAACATTGATAATGGCATATTCATCAGATTCATGATACTTTT from Nostoc commune NIES-4072 includes:
- a CDS encoding GIY-YIG nuclease family protein; protein product: MALETNLSSLAALEYIPYIDDRGQLPEQFQGKIGVYAIFDQEKVLQFVGYSRDVYLSLKQHLVRQAQQCYWVKVQTIERPSRTILENTENAWIAENGSVPWGNGDQKEKWTHPIDIKVVMTPEEQANYQNPANDELAQIKILKNVARRVEAEISTHLLEVRGLQMQIRFNPKLKEEGLLDLK